One genomic window of Pelagicoccus enzymogenes includes the following:
- a CDS encoding relaxase/mobilization nuclease domain-containing protein — protein sequence MISKNCGRRRSAKGLKKYITAKMKEAEFVCGSVSDADFTSELEIRASLRPDVERPFDHFSLRLGKEEGDLPTWKWVLIVARYLALMDLKDPLYAAWRHPRTKDGDGDHVHIALCRVMADGALWDGQFEAYRGIEAAATVAAEFGLVVVRFEAKKAPKRGEFELSQKRGEYTPRLKLRALVNACLDSSDDFEEFADALSFYGIHSRANIQPNGLVRGLSFRLDDYCAKGSELGLPWAKISKILNYDKEKHDRILEQFGARTGDEQFEGPIEAGECDEGIAVRARSDSGEVGPKTETNSRSDGRFGEYAEDSHRVLEKIFGLGDEGNRFFEEDDSGDFERVREGQSGAAENTLQGFDADEQTAGEGIRDDEVRGSGGVERDRKVVGREVGPSENRRREELEPPMEVRAEIGSGDIDDQDETGSNRESLDQGLLGIRRAVVADAESDRKKASEKLDEDLRERATLPPLRVVDDSNLGRDAGKKRKRNDRRSTRDANEAETFPGI from the coding sequence ATGATCTCCAAGAATTGCGGCCGAAGGCGATCCGCGAAAGGGCTCAAAAAGTACATCACGGCCAAAATGAAAGAGGCTGAGTTTGTTTGTGGTTCGGTATCCGATGCTGATTTTACCTCGGAGCTTGAAATTCGAGCCAGCCTGCGTCCTGACGTAGAGCGGCCGTTCGATCACTTCTCCCTACGCTTAGGCAAGGAGGAGGGGGATCTGCCGACATGGAAGTGGGTGCTGATCGTCGCTCGGTATTTGGCCCTGATGGACCTCAAAGATCCGCTGTATGCAGCGTGGAGACATCCGCGTACCAAGGATGGCGACGGTGACCATGTGCACATCGCGCTGTGCAGGGTGATGGCTGATGGAGCTTTGTGGGACGGACAATTTGAGGCTTATCGGGGAATCGAAGCTGCGGCCACGGTCGCCGCTGAATTCGGATTAGTTGTTGTTCGGTTCGAGGCCAAAAAAGCTCCGAAGCGAGGCGAGTTTGAGCTTTCGCAAAAACGAGGGGAGTACACCCCTCGACTCAAGCTGCGAGCGTTGGTCAACGCTTGCCTAGACTCAAGCGACGACTTCGAGGAATTCGCTGATGCCCTATCGTTTTACGGGATTCATTCCCGAGCTAACATTCAGCCGAACGGCCTCGTTCGCGGGCTCTCATTTCGGCTGGACGACTATTGCGCCAAGGGAAGCGAGCTAGGTCTTCCTTGGGCCAAAATTTCCAAAATACTGAATTATGACAAAGAAAAGCATGATCGAATCCTTGAACAATTCGGCGCTAGAACAGGCGACGAACAATTCGAAGGGCCTATTGAAGCTGGTGAATGCGACGAAGGAATTGCAGTCCGCGCTCGAAGTGATTCCGGAGAAGTTGGACCAAAAACTGAAACGAACAGTCGATCAGATGGTCGATTCGGCGAGTATGCTGAAGACAGCCACAGAGTGCTCGAGAAAATCTTCGGTCTCGGTGATGAAGGAAATCGATTCTTTGAAGAGGACGATTCAGGAGATTTCGAACGAGTTCGAGAAGGGCAATCAGGAGCTGCTGAAAACACACTTCAAGGTTTCGACGCTGATGAACAAACAGCTGGAGAAGGAATTCGAGACGATGAAGTCCGAGGTTCTGGGGGCGTCGAAAGGGATCGAAAAGTTGTGGGTCGAGAGGTTGGACCAAGTGAAAATCGCCGACGCGAAGAACTCGAACCTCCTATGGAAGTACGAGCAGAAATTGGAAGCGGTGACATCGACGATCAAGACGAGACTGGATCAAACCGAGAGTCGCTGGACCAAGGTTTGCTTGGCATACGACGAGCGGTTGTTGCAGATGCAGAGTCTGATCGAAAAAAAGCCTCCGAGAAGCTGGACGAGGATTTGCGGGAACGTGCTACTCTCCCTCCTTTGCGGGTTGTTGATGATTCAAATCTGGGGCGCGATGCAGGCAAAAAGCGAAAACGAAATGATCGTCGCTCAACTCGAGATGCGAATGAAGCCGAAACTTTTCCGGGAATATAA